In Streptomyces sp. NBC_00414, a single window of DNA contains:
- a CDS encoding acetyl/propionyl/methylcrotonyl-CoA carboxylase subunit alpha, which produces MISSVLVANRGEIACRVFRTCHELGIRTVAVYSDADENALHARVADSAVRLPGASPAETYLRGELIVKAAVAAGADAVHPGYGFLSENADFARAVLDAGLVWIGPPPEAIEAMASKTRAKELMAAAGVPLLAPLDPDAVTEKDLPVLVKASAGGGGRGMRVVRELAALKSELSAASVEAASAFGDGSVFVEPYVEHARHVEVQIVADGHGTVWALGTRDCSLQRRHQKVIEEAPAPGLGPDVERRLHAAATAAARTIAYTGAGTVEFLVSGDEVSEGRVHFLEMNTRLQVEHPVTEAVFGLDLVALQLRVAEGGTLDGEPPTPSGHAVEARLYAEDPSQDWAPQTGTLHRLSVPGVRLDTGYGDGDTIGVHYDAMLAKAVAHAPTRAEAIRRLAGALERATVHGPVTNRDLLVRSLHHAEFTAARMNTAFYERHLADLTAPAPDPYAPLAAALADAHGRSRFGGWRNLPSQPQSRRYLVAGEEHEVRYRHTRQGPAAEGVHVVETGPDLVVLEIAGVRRKFAVARHGDRVYVNDTALTALPRFPAPETAHAPGSLLAPMPGTVVRVAEGLTEGAPVQAGAPLIWLEAMKMEHKITAPATGTVTALHVSPGRQVEMGTLLAVVDPT; this is translated from the coding sequence ATGATTTCGAGTGTGCTGGTCGCCAACCGCGGTGAGATCGCCTGCCGGGTCTTCCGCACCTGCCACGAGCTGGGCATCCGTACCGTCGCCGTGTATTCGGACGCCGACGAGAACGCCCTCCACGCGCGCGTGGCCGACTCCGCCGTACGCCTGCCGGGCGCGTCGCCCGCCGAGACGTATCTGCGCGGCGAGCTGATCGTGAAGGCGGCCGTCGCGGCGGGCGCCGACGCCGTCCACCCCGGATACGGCTTCCTCTCCGAGAACGCCGACTTCGCGCGGGCCGTCCTCGACGCGGGCCTCGTCTGGATCGGCCCGCCCCCCGAGGCGATCGAGGCGATGGCCTCCAAGACCCGCGCCAAGGAGCTGATGGCGGCAGCCGGGGTGCCGCTGCTCGCACCCCTGGACCCGGACGCCGTGACGGAGAAGGACCTGCCGGTCCTGGTGAAGGCGTCGGCGGGCGGCGGTGGACGCGGAATGCGTGTCGTGCGCGAACTGGCCGCACTGAAAAGCGAGTTGAGTGCCGCCTCGGTCGAAGCGGCGAGCGCCTTCGGGGACGGCTCGGTCTTCGTCGAGCCGTACGTCGAGCACGCCCGGCACGTCGAGGTGCAGATCGTCGCCGACGGCCACGGCACCGTCTGGGCCCTCGGCACCCGAGACTGCTCCCTCCAGCGCCGCCACCAGAAGGTCATCGAGGAGGCCCCCGCACCGGGCCTCGGCCCCGACGTGGAGCGACGACTGCACGCGGCGGCGACGGCGGCGGCCCGGACGATCGCCTACACGGGCGCGGGCACGGTGGAGTTCCTGGTCTCGGGGGACGAAGTCTCCGAGGGCCGCGTCCACTTCCTGGAGATGAACACCCGCCTCCAGGTGGAACACCCCGTCACCGAGGCGGTGTTCGGGCTCGACCTGGTCGCCCTGCAACTGCGCGTCGCCGAGGGCGGCACCCTGGACGGCGAGCCGCCGACCCCGTCCGGCCACGCGGTCGAGGCCCGCCTCTACGCCGAGGACCCCTCCCAGGACTGGGCCCCGCAGACCGGCACCCTGCACCGCCTGTCCGTGCCCGGCGTCCGCCTGGACACCGGCTACGGCGACGGCGACACGATCGGCGTCCACTACGACGCCATGCTCGCCAAGGCCGTCGCCCACGCGCCCACCCGCGCCGAGGCGATCCGCAGACTCGCCGGCGCCCTGGAGAGGGCCACGGTCCACGGCCCGGTCACCAACCGGGACCTCCTCGTACGCTCCCTGCACCACGCGGAGTTCACGGCGGCCCGTATGAACACGGCCTTCTACGAACGCCACTTGGCGGATCTCACCGCGCCGGCCCCGGACCCGTACGCCCCGCTGGCCGCCGCGCTCGCCGACGCCCACGGCCGCTCCCGCTTCGGCGGCTGGCGCAACCTGCCCTCGCAGCCGCAGAGCAGGCGCTACCTCGTGGCGGGCGAGGAACACGAGGTCCGCTACCGGCACACCCGGCAGGGCCCGGCCGCCGAAGGGGTCCACGTGGTGGAGACAGGACCAGACCTCGTCGTACTCGAAATAGCGGGCGTACGGCGGAAGTTCGCGGTCGCCCGGCACGGCGACCGCGTCTACGTGAACGACACCGCGCTCACGGCCCTGCCCCGCTTCCCCGCCCCCGAGACCGCCCACGCCCCCGGCTCACTCCTGGCCCCCATGCCCGGCACGGTCGTCCGCGTCGCGGAGGGCCTTACCGAGGGAGCCCCCGTCCAGGCCGGAGCCCCCCTGATCTGGCTGGAGGCGATGAAGATGGAACACAAGATCACAGCCCCGGCCACCGGCACGGTGACGGCGCTCCACGTGAGCCCGGGCCGACAGGTGGAAATGGGCACCTTGCTGGCGGTGGTCGACCCCACCTAA